One Homo sapiens chromosome 3, GRCh38.p14 Primary Assembly genomic window carries:
- the SLC25A38 gene encoding mitochondrial glycine transporter isoform 1 (isoform 1 is encoded by transcript variant 1): MIQNSRPSLLQPQDVGDTVETLMLHPVIKAFLCGSISGTCSTLLFQPLDLLKTRLQTLQPSDHGSRRVGMLAVLLKVVRTESLLGLWKGMSPSIVRCVPGVGIYFGTLYSLKQYFLRGHPPTALESVMLGVGSRSVAGVCMSPITVIKTRYESGKYGYESIYAALRSIYHSEGHRGLFSGLTATLLRDAPFSGIYLMFYNQTKNIVPHDQVDATLIPITNFSCGIFAGILASLVTQPADVIKTHMQLYPLKFQWIGQAVTLIFKDYGLRGFFQGGIPRALRRTLMAAMAWTVYEEMMAKMGLKS; encoded by the exons ATGATTCAGAACTCACGTCCGTCGCTGCTGCAACCCCAAGATGTCGGAGACACGGTGGAAACGCTTATG TTACATCCGGTGATCAAGGCTTTCCTGTGTGGCTCCATCAGTGGGACCTGCTCTACCCTCCTTTTCCAACCTCTGGATCTCCTTAAAACACGCCTGCAAACCCTCCAGCCCTCAGATCATGG GTCTAGACGTGTTGGGATGTTGGCTGTACTCTTGAAGGTGGTTCGCACGGAGAGTCTTTTGGGCCTTTGGAAAGGGATGTCCCCT TCCATTGTGAGATGTGTCCCTGGCGTTGGAATCTACTTTGGCACTCTCTACTCTTTGAAGCAGTATTTCTTGCGAGGCCATCCCCCAACCGCCCTGGAGTCAGTCATGCTGGGGGTgggctctcgctctgttgcagGGGTCTGTATGTCACCTATCACTGTAATCAAGACGCGCTATGAG AGTGGGAAATATGGCTATGAGAGTATCTACGCTGCCCTGAGGAGCATCTATCACAGTGAGGGGCACCGGGGCCTCTTCAGTGGCCTGACAGCAACTCTCCTTCGAGATGCGCCCTTCTCAGGAATCTACCTGATGTTTTACAACCAGACCAAAAATATAGTGCCTCATG ACCAGGTGGATGCAACCCTTATTCCTATTACAAATTTCAGCTGTGGGATATTTGCTGGTATTCTGGCCTCACTGGTAACTCAACCTGCGGATGTTATCAAAACTCATATGCAGCTTTATCCACTGAAGTTTCAATGGATTGGCCAAGCAGTGACACTTATTTTCAAA GACTATGGACTACGTGGCTTCTTCCAAGGTGGCATCCCCCGAGCCCTCCGCAGAACTCTAATGGCAGCAATGGCGTGGACGGTGTATGAAGAGATGATGGCCAAGATGGGCCTGAAGTCCTGA
- the SLC25A38 gene encoding mitochondrial glycine transporter isoform 2 (isoform 2 is encoded by transcript variant 2) has translation MIQNSRPSLLQPQDVGDTVETLMLHPVIKAFLCGSISGTCSTLLFQPLDLLKTRLQTLQPSDHGSRRVGMLAVLLKVVRTESLLGLWKGMSPSIVRCVPGVGIYFGTLYSLKQYFLRGHPPTALESVMLGVGSRSVAGVCMSPITVIKTRYESGKYGYESIYAALRSIYHSEGHRGLFSGLTATLLRDAPFSGIYLMFYNQTKNIVPHGLWTTWLLPRWHPPSPPQNSNGSNGVDGV, from the exons ATGATTCAGAACTCACGTCCGTCGCTGCTGCAACCCCAAGATGTCGGAGACACGGTGGAAACGCTTATG TTACATCCGGTGATCAAGGCTTTCCTGTGTGGCTCCATCAGTGGGACCTGCTCTACCCTCCTTTTCCAACCTCTGGATCTCCTTAAAACACGCCTGCAAACCCTCCAGCCCTCAGATCATGG GTCTAGACGTGTTGGGATGTTGGCTGTACTCTTGAAGGTGGTTCGCACGGAGAGTCTTTTGGGCCTTTGGAAAGGGATGTCCCCT TCCATTGTGAGATGTGTCCCTGGCGTTGGAATCTACTTTGGCACTCTCTACTCTTTGAAGCAGTATTTCTTGCGAGGCCATCCCCCAACCGCCCTGGAGTCAGTCATGCTGGGGGTgggctctcgctctgttgcagGGGTCTGTATGTCACCTATCACTGTAATCAAGACGCGCTATGAG AGTGGGAAATATGGCTATGAGAGTATCTACGCTGCCCTGAGGAGCATCTATCACAGTGAGGGGCACCGGGGCCTCTTCAGTGGCCTGACAGCAACTCTCCTTCGAGATGCGCCCTTCTCAGGAATCTACCTGATGTTTTACAACCAGACCAAAAATATAGTGCCTCATG GACTATGGACTACGTGGCTTCTTCCAAGGTGGCATCCCCCGAGCCCTCCGCAGAACTCTAATGGCAGCAATGGCGTGGACGGTGTATGA
- the SLC25A38 gene encoding mitochondrial glycine transporter isoform X1 yields the protein MACTREAKYEENMRHHQLHPVIKAFLCGSISGTCSTLLFQPLDLLKTRLQTLQPSDHGSRRVGMLAVLLKVVRTESLLGLWKGMSPSIVRCVPGVGIYFGTLYSLKQYFLRGHPPTALESVMLGVGSRSVAGVCMSPITVIKTRYESGKYGYESIYAALRSIYHSEGHRGLFSGLTATLLRDAPFSGIYLMFYNQTKNIVPHDQVDATLIPITNFSCGIFAGILASLVTQPADVIKTHMQLYPLKFQWIGQAVTLIFKDYGLRGFFQGGIPRALRRTLMAAMAWTVYEEMMAKMGLKS from the exons ATGGCATGTACCAGAGAGGCCAA GTATGAAGAAAACATGAGGCACCACCAG TTACATCCGGTGATCAAGGCTTTCCTGTGTGGCTCCATCAGTGGGACCTGCTCTACCCTCCTTTTCCAACCTCTGGATCTCCTTAAAACACGCCTGCAAACCCTCCAGCCCTCAGATCATGG GTCTAGACGTGTTGGGATGTTGGCTGTACTCTTGAAGGTGGTTCGCACGGAGAGTCTTTTGGGCCTTTGGAAAGGGATGTCCCCT TCCATTGTGAGATGTGTCCCTGGCGTTGGAATCTACTTTGGCACTCTCTACTCTTTGAAGCAGTATTTCTTGCGAGGCCATCCCCCAACCGCCCTGGAGTCAGTCATGCTGGGGGTgggctctcgctctgttgcagGGGTCTGTATGTCACCTATCACTGTAATCAAGACGCGCTATGAG AGTGGGAAATATGGCTATGAGAGTATCTACGCTGCCCTGAGGAGCATCTATCACAGTGAGGGGCACCGGGGCCTCTTCAGTGGCCTGACAGCAACTCTCCTTCGAGATGCGCCCTTCTCAGGAATCTACCTGATGTTTTACAACCAGACCAAAAATATAGTGCCTCATG ACCAGGTGGATGCAACCCTTATTCCTATTACAAATTTCAGCTGTGGGATATTTGCTGGTATTCTGGCCTCACTGGTAACTCAACCTGCGGATGTTATCAAAACTCATATGCAGCTTTATCCACTGAAGTTTCAATGGATTGGCCAAGCAGTGACACTTATTTTCAAA GACTATGGACTACGTGGCTTCTTCCAAGGTGGCATCCCCCGAGCCCTCCGCAGAACTCTAATGGCAGCAATGGCGTGGACGGTGTATGAAGAGATGATGGCCAAGATGGGCCTGAAGTCCTGA
- the SLC25A38 gene encoding mitochondrial glycine transporter isoform X2, producing MRHHQLHPVIKAFLCGSISGTCSTLLFQPLDLLKTRLQTLQPSDHGSRRVGMLAVLLKVVRTESLLGLWKGMSPSIVRCVPGVGIYFGTLYSLKQYFLRGHPPTALESVMLGVGSRSVAGVCMSPITVIKTRYESGKYGYESIYAALRSIYHSEGHRGLFSGLTATLLRDAPFSGIYLMFYNQTKNIVPHDQVDATLIPITNFSCGIFAGILASLVTQPADVIKTHMQLYPLKFQWIGQAVTLIFKDYGLRGFFQGGIPRALRRTLMAAMAWTVYEEMMAKMGLKS from the exons ATGAGGCACCACCAG TTACATCCGGTGATCAAGGCTTTCCTGTGTGGCTCCATCAGTGGGACCTGCTCTACCCTCCTTTTCCAACCTCTGGATCTCCTTAAAACACGCCTGCAAACCCTCCAGCCCTCAGATCATGG GTCTAGACGTGTTGGGATGTTGGCTGTACTCTTGAAGGTGGTTCGCACGGAGAGTCTTTTGGGCCTTTGGAAAGGGATGTCCCCT TCCATTGTGAGATGTGTCCCTGGCGTTGGAATCTACTTTGGCACTCTCTACTCTTTGAAGCAGTATTTCTTGCGAGGCCATCCCCCAACCGCCCTGGAGTCAGTCATGCTGGGGGTgggctctcgctctgttgcagGGGTCTGTATGTCACCTATCACTGTAATCAAGACGCGCTATGAG AGTGGGAAATATGGCTATGAGAGTATCTACGCTGCCCTGAGGAGCATCTATCACAGTGAGGGGCACCGGGGCCTCTTCAGTGGCCTGACAGCAACTCTCCTTCGAGATGCGCCCTTCTCAGGAATCTACCTGATGTTTTACAACCAGACCAAAAATATAGTGCCTCATG ACCAGGTGGATGCAACCCTTATTCCTATTACAAATTTCAGCTGTGGGATATTTGCTGGTATTCTGGCCTCACTGGTAACTCAACCTGCGGATGTTATCAAAACTCATATGCAGCTTTATCCACTGAAGTTTCAATGGATTGGCCAAGCAGTGACACTTATTTTCAAA GACTATGGACTACGTGGCTTCTTCCAAGGTGGCATCCCCCGAGCCCTCCGCAGAACTCTAATGGCAGCAATGGCGTGGACGGTGTATGAAGAGATGATGGCCAAGATGGGCCTGAAGTCCTGA